GCAAGCACGTTTTGCTGGCTGTCCATGGCGCGGCCCTGGCGAATAATGGCACGGTAGACGTTCCAACCCCATGGGTTAAGAAGCGTCACCGGAACCGCCGTGATCAGCCAGGGAATAGCGGAGCGCAAGCGAGCGCGGGCGGCGGCGCGTCGCTCTGAAAGCAGGAATTCGCCGAGTTCCAGCGCCACGTAACCGCCGAGGAGCGCGAAACCGGCGATAAAACCGAGGTGCGTGTTGGCCCAGACTACAAAGATCAACGGGAGCAGCCAGAGAGGAGTCTTGCGGCCGCGATGGTGACGCCACAGGATCGCCAAGAGCGTCGCAAACAGCAAGCTGCTGAAGAGGTCGGCGCGCGGCGCCGTGCGGTATGCAATCTTGGGTATAGCGAGGATGGCGAGCACGGCGGATGCGATTCCGGCTTCAGCCCAACATGCAACGCCGACAGTTGCCGCGCAGGCCAAGGCATTGATCCAGGACAGTGCGGCGAATCCGCCCGCAAGGTAAGCGAGGTACAGCAATACCTCCGCCCCTGCGGGATAGATCCACTGCTGACCGCGCGCGGTATAGGAGAACACATCCCCGGCGGGGATTTCCCGGTGCTGGAGGATGTAGCGCCCGCTGGCGAGTTGCCAGCCTGTATCCGCGTCCGTGATGGTGCGGAAGCCGCACAACACGGCATAGACGATGACCAAAGCGAGCAAGGCGGCGACAGCGCAGCGGCGCAACTGCGAATTCACTTGAGCCGATCTCTGACTCGCCGTGTTCCAACCCACGCTCGTTCCCATAACCAAGCCGGTTCTTCCCCGATGCGATGACAAGCCATGCAGTGCCACCACAGCAATCTGCATCTCCTGTCTGAAAGACTCAAGTAATGCCGCCTTTTCGAAACGGCACAGCACCCGGGGGGAACTCGAGCTTAGGCAGCACAAGGCGCGAATCGTGGAGTGGTTCGGCCGCAGCTGCCAGAAGGCGAAGGGGGCTGCTGGTCCGCTATTGTGATCTCCGCAGGCGCGCTATCTTCCCAAGTTTCGCAGTGCAATCCTTGCCGATGGATACTTGTCCTGGACTGCCTTGGTATACCAATTGGCAGCCTCTTCAGTATTGACAGTGACGCCGAGGCCTTCTTGATACATATAACCGACATAGAAATCGCCTTCGCCACTGCCTTGTTCCGCCGCCTTGCGGTACCACTTCATGGCCTGTGCGTAGTCGTGGGGAACATTGTCGACACCGGAGCGATAGATGTCTCCCAGCTTAAGTTGCGCAGTGACGTTTCCGGCTTCCGCGGCCTTCTTGTACCAGTTCGAAGCTTCCAGCATGCTCTTCGGAACCGCCGTGCCCTGCTCGTATAGATTTCCCAGCCCCAACATAGCATCCAAGTTGCCCTGAGCCGCGGCTTTCTTGTACCAAGCCAATCCTTGTGACTTGTCGGCTGGCACACCGAATCCGGCGATGTACATCAGCCCCAGTTTCGCTTGCGCAGCGGAATCGCCCTGCTCCGCGGCCATGCGGAACCATTTCGCCGCTTCGGGCAGGCTGCGAGGCACACCCTGACCGATAGCGTACATCTCGCCCAGCTTGCCCTGGGCTTCGACATTGCCGGCGAGAGCACTTTGCTTCAAGGAAGCCATATCGGCTGGCGGCGTCTGCGGAAGCGCCCTATTCTTCGACCGCTGACGTGGACCTTGCGACCGAGCCGGGCTCTGACCTGTTGCTGGAGCCGCACTCTGATTGGCCGCCGGAGCCGCATTCTGATTGGCAGGTGTCGTCGTGCTTTGATTCGCGCTTTGATTGCCGGTTAGTGCCGGCTGAGCAGCCACACCCGTTGCACTCTGGCCGTAAAGACTGGAACAGCTGGCGAGTATCGCCGTAGATAGTAGGGTTAATTGTAG
The window above is part of the Terriglobales bacterium genome. Proteins encoded here:
- a CDS encoding tetratricopeptide repeat protein: MASLKQSALAGNVEAQGKLGEMYAIGQGVPRSLPEAAKWFRMAAEQGDSAAQAKLGLMYIAGFGVPADKSQGLAWYKKAAAQGNLDAMLGLGNLYEQGTAVPKSMLEASNWYKKAAEAGNVTAQLKLGDIYRSGVDNVPHDYAQAMKWYRKAAEQGSGEGDFYVGYMYQEGLGVTVNTEEAANWYTKAVQDKYPSARIALRNLGR